The stretch of DNA CACCCCATTCAGGCACCTCAAGTACCACATTCTCCGCCTGCCAGCCGCGGAAATTGATATGTGTGAGAGCATTGTGGAAATCCCAGTGAAGCTTCTCCTCTTCCGGTTCGTGCACTGAATACACGAGATTGCACTCACTGCAGTACGTTGCACCGAATTTCTTCTGCCCCGCATCAATTTGCATCTGTCCCGCCCCAATGGGTCTCCACAGACGACGTGATTGCTTCCCATGTGGCACCTTCTGCCTCATCCCATCGGGTGGTGTGAAGTTCTTCCGGAAAATCGGGAAAACCTTCGCATCTGCCTCATTCTGCTCATTCTGTGGCACATTCTCCTCCCCTTCGCCACTTGTGAGGCAAAACATCTCATCGAGTATTCGTGCTGCTTCCGCTTTGTGATTCTCCGGATCACCAATGAAGACCTTGAATGTCTCTTCGGTGCACTTTTGATTACTTATCAAGAGCTCAAGGATGGATGTTTGACGATCAATCACAACGGGATCAGttgtcttgtagggaatcctCTTCCGGAACTCCTCATACGGATCCCCATTGACCTTTGCAATGATCCCATCAACCTCTTCCGCCTCTTCAGCTGTTAGTTGATTAATAATCCCCTCAATTTCACTACGTTCCTCCCTAAAGTCATCCTGCGCCTCCCCACCAAAGGTTTCCACGCGAACTTTTCGCTTCTTCAGCGGTACAATGGTCATCTTGCCCCCCTTAACAGTTGCCGACAGAGTATTAGTGAGTTGGTACTTCTTCGTACGCTTTGTGCCACTCTTGAAGAACTTCCCAGGCTTCACATTAACCTCCTCCTCCTCAGTCTCCACCACGACTTCCTCAATCTCCTCCTCATCCGATGATTCAACTCTCGGGCACAACGGACGAGCCATTTCAATGGGATTCCGGGCATTCTTGAGAATGTTATTCAACCTCTCAATTTGCTCCTGCGGAATTATCGGATTAACCTTCCTCTTCACAATCTCCTTCATCGGCTTCTCCACTGCCTTGTGCATCTCCCGCAACTTTGGTCTACTTATCTTATGCCGTACACCCTTATTAATTAAACCCACCCTCTTGACCCCACGCACATACCTCCTGCCCGTTGTTGCGGGTTGCTTTGCAAAAACCATCCGACGGTGAGTCTTTGTGGCGTCCGGTGTGTAGAAGCGTAGCGGTGAGATGGCAGGTGGTTCAAATGTCAAGGAAGTCTTAGCCTTGAGCGGTTCTCCATCATCCTGCTTTGCAATCTTCTCCGTGGCATTCTCTTCCTCACTGTCACTATTCCACTTTGCCAACCACTTACGTGAACCCTTCCCAGCCAAACTCTGTGGGATGCTGATATCACCCAAAATCAGGGATTTCTTGAAGGAAATTCGCAAATCCTTGCAGTAGTTTTGCTTTCCGAcctacaaaataaaaacattttacacATAAAACTAATtcacaaaggagtttattcatttctgtaACGACTAattaacgtttaaaaaaaaagaaaggaaattaagGACACAACGCATAATCCTATAAAgagacaagaaaaagaattaaaaatcctAAAAGAAGCTTTCCATTCTCCAATGAAATCTGTTGGGAAAAGATGgcaaattttgtgcaaaaacgcaaacaatgacgtcaccatttgtgatttttacaggatatttttatgctataaatgtgcaaaattatTTGGTAATGTGAGAGGACACGGTTTTACGGTCTTTatcagttattttttttaaactatttaacCTACGACGT from Lutzomyia longipalpis isolate SR_M1_2022 chromosome 4, ASM2433408v1 encodes:
- the LOC129795496 gene encoding N-acetyltransferase eco encodes the protein MDVTPEKPQTETSRGSRHTPTPQMSERKRALFGRHNTTNLCLTVDEDSDLGPMSPIRYSPVEELDDCPRYTFQNILLTKPITPDMDEASNMSSVISDQTPMVKTDAIPVESDVLGMEKENHSENDMKTPEVGKQNYCKDLRISFKKSLILGDISIPQSLAGKGSRKWLAKWNSDSEEENATEKIAKQDDGEPLKAKTSLTFEPPAISPLRFYTPDATKTHRRMVFAKQPATTGRRYVRGVKRVGLINKGVRHKISRPKLREMHKAVEKPMKEIVKRKVNPIIPQEQIERLNNILKNARNPIEMARPLCPRVESSDEEEIEEVVVETEEEEVNVKPGKFFKSGTKRTKKYQLTNTLSATVKGGKMTIVPLKKRKVRVETFGGEAQDDFREERSEIEGIINQLTAEEAEEVDGIIAKVNGDPYEEFRKRIPYKTTDPVVIDRQTSILELLISNQKCTEETFKVFIGDPENHKAEAARILDEMFCLTSGEGEENVPQNEQNEADAKVFPIFRKNFTPPDGMRQKVPHGKQSRRLWRPIGAGQMQIDAGQKKFGATYCSECNLVYSVHEPEEEKLHWDFHNALTHINFRGWQAENVVLEVPEWGAAGRVICVQTTDSRAKVTRVENLLLLIDAELGAYPRPIPPKAIAYLAIAYNQIMGVCLAEPITTANRLVQSNGVDYFSEETFPAHCGIIKLWTALPFRGQGVARQLIRAVQVHFVFGHILSFDEIAFSSPTEAGREFAIKLTGRNNFLVYP